A window of the Oryzias melastigma strain HK-1 linkage group LG11, ASM292280v2, whole genome shotgun sequence genome harbors these coding sequences:
- the brd2a gene encoding bromodomain-containing protein 2a isoform X1, which translates to MDMAVNPPFDSSHTGIEIGHTGLMMDQSTAGKRIRKPSLLYEDFESPGMPPINQMAPSGPPQPPVRDPSRHGRMTNQLQFLQKVVLKSLWRHHFAWPFHEPVDAVKLSLPDYHKIIKTPMDMGTIKKRLENNYYRSASECMQDFNAMFTNCYIYNKPTDDIVLMAQSLEKAFLQKVAQMPQEEIELAPPAPRSKQSKNLKKGRNSSVLGGVTTAHQVPAVSQSVYSPPTPETPDSILSTPPQTILTKCSTPTLQPEQTIPAITGLPPTQPTAKKKGVKRKADTTTPTTVAMPIMSTLGVTGIGLGMVGGHDSPLTLTSLGMDHNSSLGMNQAMGMGMGMGMSMGGGTMMLGAKATSGSRRGVSGRPIKPPKKDLPDSILPTPVRRSKLSPQLRYCSGVLKELLSKKHAAYAWPFYKPVDAVSLGLHDYHEIIKQPMDLSTIKRKMDSREYRDAQQFSADVRLMFSNCYKYNPPDHDVVAMARKLQDVFEFCFAKMPDEPPAPPSSTSSSSSSSSSSESELSSESEESESSPSSDSEEERANRLAELQEQLKAVHEQLTALSQGPIVKPKKKKEKKDRKKKKRVEKDRHRRIEEDLTPIRPPKAPKTTKSSKTKSNRGMDCPVMPMKKTQSKKNSKSKSKKSAIMFNMPQHDPLVGHFDSDEEEDTAPMSYDEKRQLSLDINKLPGEKLGRVVYIIQSREPSLRDTNPEEIEIDFETLKPSTLRELERYVMTCLRKKPRKPYVSTKNSAGKSREELALEKQMELERRLMDVSGQLNSGKKPAKNKPDKPASDVHTQPSRLSASSSSSDSSSSSSSSSSSDTSDSDSG; encoded by the exons ATGGATATGGCTGTCAACCCGCCTTTTGACAG CTCTCACACTGGGATTGAGATTGGGCATACAGGACTGATGATGGATCAGAGCACAGCCGGAAAGCGCATTCGCAAACCCTCCCTGCTCTACGAGGACTTTGAAAGTCCAGGGATGCCCCCCATCAATCAGATGGCTCCCTCAGGACCCCCTCAGCCCCCAGTGAGAGACCCAAGCAGACACGGAAGGATGACCAACCAGCTTCAGTTTCTACAGAAAGTGGTCCTCAAGTCTTTGTGGAGGCACCACTTTGCCTGGCCTTTCCATGAACCCGTAGATGCCGTCAAGCTCAGCCTACCT GACTATCACAAAATTATCAAAACTCCCATGGACATGGGCACCATAAAGAAAAGACTAGAAAACAACTACTACCGCAGTGCCAGCGAGTGCATGCAGGACTTTAACGCCATGTTTACCAACTGTTATATTTATAACAAG CCAACAGACGACATTGTCCTGATGGCTCAGTCTCTGGAAAAGGCATTCTTGCAGAAAGTGGCACAGATGCCCCAGGAGGAGATAGAACTGGCCCCACCTGCTCCAAGGAGCAAGCAatctaaaaatcttaaaaagggAAGGAACAGTTCAG TCCTTGGAGGAGTGACGACAGCTCATCAAGTTCCAGCTGTGTCCCAGTCGGTGTACTCCCCTCCCACTCCAGAAACGCCGGACTCCATCCTCTCCACACCCCCACAGACAATTCTGACTAAGTGCAGTACCCCCACCCTTCAACCTGAGCAGACTATCCCTGCCATTACAGGCCTACCTCCTACACAACCTACAGCTAAG AAGAAGGGCGTGAAGCGGAAAGCAGACACCACAACCCCAACCACTGTGGCAATGCCAATTATGAGCACCCTGGGGGTCACTGGCATCGGCCTGGGGATGGTAGGGGGACACGACTCTCCGCTCACCCTCACCTCCCTGGGAATGGACCACAACTCCAGTCTGGGAATGAATCAGGCCATGGGGATGGGGATGGGGATGGGGATGAGCATGGGCGGCGGAACAATGATGCTGGGCGCCAAAGCAACATCCGGGAGTCGAAGAGGAGTGAGCGGACGGCCCATCAAACCTCCAAAAAAGGATCTGCCGGATTCCATCCTGCCGACTCCTGTGCGGCGCAGCAAACTGAGCCCGCAGCTGCGCTACTGCAGTGGCGTCCTAAAGGAGCTGCTGTCAAAGAAGCATGCTGCGTACGCCTGGCCATTCTACAAGCCTGTGGATGCCGTGTCACTTGGTCTTCATGACTATCACGAGATCATAAAGCAACCCATGGACCTCAGTACCATCAAG aGGAAAATGGACAGCAGAGAGTACAGAGACGCCCAGCAGTTCTCTGCTGATGTGAGGCTGATGTTTTCCAACTGCTACAAATACAACCCCCCTGATCATGATGTTGTCGCCATGGCCAGAAAACTCCAG GACGTGTTTGAATTTTGCTTTGCTAAAATGCCAGATGAGCCCCCAGCACCACCGAGCTCcacgtcttcctcctcctcgtcttcctcctcctctgagagTGAGCTCAGCAGTGAAAGTGAGGAGAGTGAGAGCAGCCCGAGCTCCGACTCTGAAGAGGAGAGGGCAAACCGActggcagagctgcaggaacag CTGAAGGCCGTACATGAGCAACTCACCGCCCTCTCTCAGGGTCCTATTGTTAAGCCcaagaaaaagaaggagaaaaaagacagaaaaaagaagaaaagagtgGAGAAGGACAGACATCGGAGAATAGAAGAGGACCTGACCCCTATCAGACCACCCAAAGCTCCAAAAACGACGAAGAGCTCAAAGACTAAGAGCAACCGAGGAATGGATTGTCCTGTCATGCCGATGAAGAAGACTCAGagcaagaaaaacagcaaaagcaa atCCAAAAAGAGTGCCATCATGTTTAATATGCCCCAGCATGATCCTTTGGTGGGTCACTTTGACTCTGACGAAGAGGAAGACACTGCGCCCATGTCGTACGATGAGAAACGCCAGCTCAGCCTGGACATCAACAAGCTGCCCGGAGAGAAGCTGGGCCGCGTAGTTTACATCATTCAGTCCCGTGAGCCATCGCTGCGGGACACCAACCCGGAGGAGATCGAGATCGATTTCGAGACACTGAAGCCGTCGACACTGCGGGAACTGGAGAGATACGTCATGACGTGTCTGAGGAAGAAACCCAGGAAACCGTACG TGAGTACGAAGAACAGTGCTGGAAAGTCCCGGGAAGAGCTGGCTCTGGAAAAGCAGATGGAGCTGGAGAGGAGGCTGATGGATGTCAGCGGTCAGCTGAACTCTGGAAAGAAGCCTGCTAAAAACAAAC CTGACAAACCGGCTTCAGACGTTCACACCCAGCCGTCACGcttgagcgctagcagctcgTCCTCGGactcctcctcatcatcttcttcatcttcctcctcagaCACAAGTGATTCAGACTCTGGCTGA
- the brd2a gene encoding bromodomain-containing protein 2a isoform X2 codes for MMDQSTAGKRIRKPSLLYEDFESPGMPPINQMAPSGPPQPPVRDPSRHGRMTNQLQFLQKVVLKSLWRHHFAWPFHEPVDAVKLSLPDYHKIIKTPMDMGTIKKRLENNYYRSASECMQDFNAMFTNCYIYNKPTDDIVLMAQSLEKAFLQKVAQMPQEEIELAPPAPRSKQSKNLKKGRNSSVLGGVTTAHQVPAVSQSVYSPPTPETPDSILSTPPQTILTKCSTPTLQPEQTIPAITGLPPTQPTAKKKGVKRKADTTTPTTVAMPIMSTLGVTGIGLGMVGGHDSPLTLTSLGMDHNSSLGMNQAMGMGMGMGMSMGGGTMMLGAKATSGSRRGVSGRPIKPPKKDLPDSILPTPVRRSKLSPQLRYCSGVLKELLSKKHAAYAWPFYKPVDAVSLGLHDYHEIIKQPMDLSTIKRKMDSREYRDAQQFSADVRLMFSNCYKYNPPDHDVVAMARKLQDVFEFCFAKMPDEPPAPPSSTSSSSSSSSSSESELSSESEESESSPSSDSEEERANRLAELQEQLKAVHEQLTALSQGPIVKPKKKKEKKDRKKKKRVEKDRHRRIEEDLTPIRPPKAPKTTKSSKTKSNRGMDCPVMPMKKTQSKKNSKSKSKKSAIMFNMPQHDPLVGHFDSDEEEDTAPMSYDEKRQLSLDINKLPGEKLGRVVYIIQSREPSLRDTNPEEIEIDFETLKPSTLRELERYVMTCLRKKPRKPYVSTKNSAGKSREELALEKQMELERRLMDVSGQLNSGKKPAKNKPDKPASDVHTQPSRLSASSSSSDSSSSSSSSSSSDTSDSDSG; via the exons ATGATGGATCAGAGCACAGCCGGAAAGCGCATTCGCAAACCCTCCCTGCTCTACGAGGACTTTGAAAGTCCAGGGATGCCCCCCATCAATCAGATGGCTCCCTCAGGACCCCCTCAGCCCCCAGTGAGAGACCCAAGCAGACACGGAAGGATGACCAACCAGCTTCAGTTTCTACAGAAAGTGGTCCTCAAGTCTTTGTGGAGGCACCACTTTGCCTGGCCTTTCCATGAACCCGTAGATGCCGTCAAGCTCAGCCTACCT GACTATCACAAAATTATCAAAACTCCCATGGACATGGGCACCATAAAGAAAAGACTAGAAAACAACTACTACCGCAGTGCCAGCGAGTGCATGCAGGACTTTAACGCCATGTTTACCAACTGTTATATTTATAACAAG CCAACAGACGACATTGTCCTGATGGCTCAGTCTCTGGAAAAGGCATTCTTGCAGAAAGTGGCACAGATGCCCCAGGAGGAGATAGAACTGGCCCCACCTGCTCCAAGGAGCAAGCAatctaaaaatcttaaaaagggAAGGAACAGTTCAG TCCTTGGAGGAGTGACGACAGCTCATCAAGTTCCAGCTGTGTCCCAGTCGGTGTACTCCCCTCCCACTCCAGAAACGCCGGACTCCATCCTCTCCACACCCCCACAGACAATTCTGACTAAGTGCAGTACCCCCACCCTTCAACCTGAGCAGACTATCCCTGCCATTACAGGCCTACCTCCTACACAACCTACAGCTAAG AAGAAGGGCGTGAAGCGGAAAGCAGACACCACAACCCCAACCACTGTGGCAATGCCAATTATGAGCACCCTGGGGGTCACTGGCATCGGCCTGGGGATGGTAGGGGGACACGACTCTCCGCTCACCCTCACCTCCCTGGGAATGGACCACAACTCCAGTCTGGGAATGAATCAGGCCATGGGGATGGGGATGGGGATGGGGATGAGCATGGGCGGCGGAACAATGATGCTGGGCGCCAAAGCAACATCCGGGAGTCGAAGAGGAGTGAGCGGACGGCCCATCAAACCTCCAAAAAAGGATCTGCCGGATTCCATCCTGCCGACTCCTGTGCGGCGCAGCAAACTGAGCCCGCAGCTGCGCTACTGCAGTGGCGTCCTAAAGGAGCTGCTGTCAAAGAAGCATGCTGCGTACGCCTGGCCATTCTACAAGCCTGTGGATGCCGTGTCACTTGGTCTTCATGACTATCACGAGATCATAAAGCAACCCATGGACCTCAGTACCATCAAG aGGAAAATGGACAGCAGAGAGTACAGAGACGCCCAGCAGTTCTCTGCTGATGTGAGGCTGATGTTTTCCAACTGCTACAAATACAACCCCCCTGATCATGATGTTGTCGCCATGGCCAGAAAACTCCAG GACGTGTTTGAATTTTGCTTTGCTAAAATGCCAGATGAGCCCCCAGCACCACCGAGCTCcacgtcttcctcctcctcgtcttcctcctcctctgagagTGAGCTCAGCAGTGAAAGTGAGGAGAGTGAGAGCAGCCCGAGCTCCGACTCTGAAGAGGAGAGGGCAAACCGActggcagagctgcaggaacag CTGAAGGCCGTACATGAGCAACTCACCGCCCTCTCTCAGGGTCCTATTGTTAAGCCcaagaaaaagaaggagaaaaaagacagaaaaaagaagaaaagagtgGAGAAGGACAGACATCGGAGAATAGAAGAGGACCTGACCCCTATCAGACCACCCAAAGCTCCAAAAACGACGAAGAGCTCAAAGACTAAGAGCAACCGAGGAATGGATTGTCCTGTCATGCCGATGAAGAAGACTCAGagcaagaaaaacagcaaaagcaa atCCAAAAAGAGTGCCATCATGTTTAATATGCCCCAGCATGATCCTTTGGTGGGTCACTTTGACTCTGACGAAGAGGAAGACACTGCGCCCATGTCGTACGATGAGAAACGCCAGCTCAGCCTGGACATCAACAAGCTGCCCGGAGAGAAGCTGGGCCGCGTAGTTTACATCATTCAGTCCCGTGAGCCATCGCTGCGGGACACCAACCCGGAGGAGATCGAGATCGATTTCGAGACACTGAAGCCGTCGACACTGCGGGAACTGGAGAGATACGTCATGACGTGTCTGAGGAAGAAACCCAGGAAACCGTACG TGAGTACGAAGAACAGTGCTGGAAAGTCCCGGGAAGAGCTGGCTCTGGAAAAGCAGATGGAGCTGGAGAGGAGGCTGATGGATGTCAGCGGTCAGCTGAACTCTGGAAAGAAGCCTGCTAAAAACAAAC CTGACAAACCGGCTTCAGACGTTCACACCCAGCCGTCACGcttgagcgctagcagctcgTCCTCGGactcctcctcatcatcttcttcatcttcctcctcagaCACAAGTGATTCAGACTCTGGCTGA
- the hsd17b8 gene encoding estradiol 17-beta-dehydrogenase 8, which produces MAAPTRLISRLTLVTGGGSGIGRAVCQRLASEGASVVVADINQESANETLSSLPDDFRGQVHTATVVDVSSKDSVKKLVTNIQTRYFQPPSVCVNTAGITQDDFLLSMEEEQFDRVIQVNLKGSFLVTQAVAQALVACGAPKGSIITVGSIVGKVGNLGQANYAASKAGVQGLTLTAAKELSRFGIRCNCVLPGFITTPMTDKVPEKVISKITTLVPLGRMGEPAEVADACAFLASDDSRYITGASIEVTGGLFMG; this is translated from the exons ATGGCGGCCCCCACCAGGCTCATTTCAAGGTTGACGCTAGTCACTG GAGGAGGCAGCGGGATCGGACGGGCGGTGTGCCAGCGTTTGGCCTCTGAGGGTGCTTCCGTTGTGGTTGCAGACATCAACCAAGAGTCAGCGAATGAGACGTTGAGCAGCCTTCCAGACGACTTCAGAGGTCAGGTCCACACGGCGACTGTGGTGGACGTGTCGTCGAAAGACAGCGTAAAGAAGCTGGTGACCAACATACAG ACCCGTTACTTCCAGCCTCCCTCAGTATGTGTGAACACAGCGGGCATCACTCAGGACGACTTCCTGCTCAGCATGGAGGAGGAACAGTTTGACAGAGTCATTCAGGTCAACCTGAAG GGTTCCTTCTTGGTCACTCAGGCTGTGGCTCAGGCTCTGGTTGCATGTGGAGCTCCCAAAGGATCCATCATTACAGTTGGAAGCATTGTGGGAAAA GTGGGGAACCTGGGACAGGCAAACTACGCTGCCTCCAAGGCTGGAGTTCAGGGTCTGACACTCACCGCTGCCAAAGAGCTCAGCAG ATTTGGGATTCGGTGTAACTGTGTGTTGCCAGGTTTCATAACCACACCAATGACAGATAAAGTGCCAGAGAAGGTTATCAGCAAG ATCACAACCTTGGTGCCTCTGGGAAGAATGGGAGAGCCTGCAG AGGTTGCTGATGCCTGTGCCTTCCTTGCTTCTGACGACTCTCGATACATCACGGGAGCCAGCATTGAAGTAACAG GTGGACTTTTTATGGGCTGA